In Brevundimonas sp. SGAir0440, one DNA window encodes the following:
- a CDS encoding type II toxin-antitoxin system ParD family antitoxin: MATMNISLPDPMKAWVEEQAKSGRYANTSDVVRDLIRREQVKAEKIANMQRLIDEGRASGISDRTPRQVIDELRAELRKTA; the protein is encoded by the coding sequence ATGGCGACGATGAACATCTCCCTGCCCGATCCGATGAAGGCCTGGGTCGAGGAACAGGCGAAGTCCGGGCGCTACGCCAACACCTCGGACGTGGTGCGCGACCTGATCCGCCGCGAGCAGGTCAAGGCCGAGAAGATCGCCAACATGCAGCGCCTGATCGACGAAGGCCGGGCCAGCGGGATCAGCGACCGCACACCTCGACAGGTGATCGACGAATTGCGCGCCGAACTCCGCAAGACCGCCTGA
- a CDS encoding type II toxin-antitoxin system RelE/ParE family toxin gives MRLTADADHDLANIYVQGVQTFGATQADRYIDDLLRALDRIQDFPKIARLRDDITPAVRAYIFRSHVILYDVEDGDGVVVVRIRHAHEDWLSPVQEIDQR, from the coding sequence TTGCGGCTCACCGCAGACGCGGATCATGACCTCGCCAACATCTACGTTCAGGGCGTGCAAACGTTCGGCGCGACGCAGGCCGACCGCTACATCGACGACCTTCTGCGGGCGCTCGACCGCATTCAGGATTTCCCAAAGATCGCCCGACTGCGCGACGACATCACGCCCGCCGTCAGAGCCTATATCTTCAGGTCTCATGTAATCCTCTACGATGTGGAAGACGGCGATGGAGTGGTCGTCGTTCGCATTCGACACGCCCACGAAGACTGGCTGAGCCCGGTTCAGGAGATCGACCAACGATGA
- a CDS encoding DUF72 domain-containing protein, translating to MTHSIHVGIGGWTFEPWRGVFYPEGLVQKRELEYAASKLTSIEINGTYYSTFKPDSWKKWRDETPDGFVFSVKASRYCTNRKVLSEGAESFDKFLSQGLTELGDKLGPINWQFMGTKKFDPEDFEGFLKLLPKEKNGVRLRHALEVRNPTFATEQFYDLARKYGTAIVYAVDDEEPTWPQIDEATADFSYARLMSSREDEPTGMTAAELEAVADQAKTWAKRGEVFAYFISGAKVRNPAAAQALIAKLK from the coding sequence ATGACCCATTCCATCCATGTCGGCATCGGCGGCTGGACGTTCGAGCCTTGGCGCGGGGTCTTTTATCCAGAGGGGTTGGTTCAGAAGCGCGAGCTGGAATATGCGGCGTCGAAACTGACCTCGATCGAGATCAACGGCACCTATTATTCGACCTTCAAGCCCGACAGCTGGAAGAAATGGCGCGACGAGACGCCGGACGGCTTCGTGTTTTCGGTCAAGGCCAGCCGCTACTGCACCAATCGCAAGGTGCTGTCCGAAGGCGCCGAGAGCTTCGACAAGTTCCTGAGCCAGGGCCTGACCGAACTGGGCGACAAGCTGGGACCGATCAACTGGCAGTTCATGGGCACGAAGAAGTTTGATCCCGAGGACTTCGAGGGCTTCCTGAAGCTGTTGCCCAAGGAGAAGAACGGGGTGCGGCTGCGGCACGCGCTGGAGGTTCGCAACCCGACCTTCGCCACCGAACAGTTCTATGACCTGGCCCGCAAATACGGCACGGCCATCGTCTATGCGGTCGATGACGAGGAGCCGACCTGGCCCCAGATCGACGAGGCGACCGCCGATTTCAGCTACGCCCGGCTGATGTCCAGCCGCGAGGACGAGCCGACCGGCATGACGGCGGCCGAGCTGGAGGCGGTGGCGGATCAGGCGAAAACCTGGGCCAAACGCGGCGAGGTCTTCGCCTATTTCATCTCGGGCGCGAAGGTGCGGAACCCCGCGGCGGCTCAGGCGCTGATCGCCAAGCTGAAATAG
- a CDS encoding NAD(P)-dependent alcohol dehydrogenase: MPIATRAFAATAADKPLTPYSFERRDPGPDDVLIDIKYCGVCHSDLHAARGETGGTAFPLVPGHEIAGVVKAVGSNVTRFKEGDRVGVGCMVDSCRECASCQEGVEQYCIPGFTGTYGGKDKKGGTSEAITQGGYSDHITVDQHFVLSIPDSLALDVAAPLLCAGITTYSPLKEWGVGPGSKVAVIGLGGLGHMAVKLAAAMGAEVTVLSTSDRKKADAERMGAKHFLINSDKDAMKAAAEKFDLIINTVSATHEIASHIQLLARDGTMIMLGLTTEGLPVFALPLLWRRRRIAGSLIGGIRETQEMLDFCAEHGIACDIETIAPDQINDAYERMLKSDVRYRFVIDMEKLAA; encoded by the coding sequence ATGCCGATCGCCACACGCGCCTTCGCCGCGACCGCCGCCGACAAGCCGCTGACGCCCTACAGCTTCGAGCGCCGCGATCCGGGTCCGGACGATGTGCTGATCGACATCAAATACTGCGGCGTCTGCCACTCCGACCTGCACGCCGCGCGCGGCGAGACGGGCGGCACGGCCTTCCCCCTGGTGCCGGGTCATGAGATCGCGGGCGTGGTCAAGGCGGTCGGATCGAACGTCACCCGCTTCAAGGAAGGCGACCGCGTCGGCGTCGGCTGCATGGTCGACAGCTGCCGCGAATGCGCCTCCTGCCAGGAAGGCGTCGAACAATATTGCATCCCCGGCTTCACCGGCACCTACGGCGGCAAGGACAAGAAGGGCGGCACATCGGAAGCCATCACCCAGGGCGGCTATTCCGATCACATCACCGTCGATCAGCATTTCGTCCTGTCCATCCCCGACAGCCTGGCGCTGGACGTCGCCGCCCCTCTGCTCTGCGCCGGCATCACCACCTATTCGCCGCTGAAGGAATGGGGCGTGGGACCCGGTTCCAAGGTCGCGGTCATCGGCCTGGGCGGCCTGGGCCACATGGCCGTCAAGTTGGCGGCCGCGATGGGAGCGGAAGTCACCGTCCTGTCCACCTCTGACCGCAAGAAGGCCGACGCCGAACGGATGGGCGCCAAACACTTCCTGATCAACTCCGACAAGGATGCGATGAAGGCGGCGGCGGAAAAGTTCGACCTGATCATCAACACCGTCTCGGCCACGCACGAGATCGCCAGCCACATCCAGTTGCTGGCGCGCGACGGCACCATGATCATGCTGGGCCTGACCACCGAGGGCCTGCCGGTCTTCGCCCTGCCGCTGCTGTGGCGTCGCCGCCGCATCGCCGGCTCGCTGATCGGCGGCATCAGGGAGACGCAGGAGATGCTGGACTTCTGCGCCGAGCACGGCATCGCCTGCGACATCGAGACGATCGCTCCGGATCAGATCAACGACGCCTACGAGCGGATGCTGAAATCCGATGTCCGCTACCGCTTCGTCATCGATATGGAAAAGCTGGCCGCCTGA
- the phbB gene encoding acetoacetyl-CoA reductase, with translation MARVAFVTGGTRGIGKAIVQRLHEDGFKVAAGYSGNDEAAKAIADALDVMVVKGNVGSFDDCARAVKEVEEQLGPIDILVNNAGITRDGFFHKMSHDQWSDVIRVNMDSVFNMTRQVINGMRERGHGRIVNISSINGQKGQIGQTNYSAAKAGMIGFTKALALENARKGVTVNCIAPGYIDTEMVGAMDPKVLEGIISHIPVGRLGKGEEIADMVSWLVGERAGYVTGCTLSLNGGQYLVG, from the coding sequence ATGGCGCGCGTAGCTTTTGTGACGGGCGGGACCCGGGGCATCGGCAAGGCGATCGTTCAGCGCCTGCATGAGGACGGCTTCAAGGTCGCCGCCGGCTATTCCGGCAACGACGAGGCGGCCAAGGCCATCGCCGATGCGCTGGACGTCATGGTGGTGAAGGGCAACGTCGGCAGCTTCGACGACTGCGCCCGCGCGGTGAAGGAGGTCGAGGAACAGCTCGGCCCCATCGACATCCTGGTCAACAACGCCGGCATCACCCGCGACGGCTTCTTCCACAAGATGAGCCACGACCAGTGGTCCGACGTCATCCGGGTCAACATGGACAGCGTCTTCAACATGACGCGCCAGGTCATTAACGGCATGCGCGAACGGGGCCACGGGCGCATCGTCAACATCTCCTCGATCAACGGCCAGAAGGGTCAGATCGGCCAGACCAACTATTCCGCCGCCAAGGCCGGGATGATCGGCTTCACCAAGGCGCTGGCGCTGGAAAATGCACGCAAGGGCGTGACCGTGAACTGCATCGCGCCGGGCTATATCGACACCGAAATGGTCGGCGCCATGGACCCCAAGGTGCTGGAGGGCATCATCAGCCACATCCCCGTCGGTCGCCTGGGCAAGGGCGAGGAGATCGCCGACATGGTGTCCTGGCTGGTGGGCGAGCGTGCCGGATATGTCACAGGCTGCACACTGTCGCTGAACGGCGGTCAGTACCTGGTGGGTTGA